The following are encoded in a window of Rhinolophus sinicus isolate RSC01 linkage group LG12, ASM3656204v1, whole genome shotgun sequence genomic DNA:
- the UBE2T gene encoding ubiquitin-conjugating enzyme E2 T isoform X2, whose translation MQRASRLKRELDLLATEPPPGITCWQDRDQMGDLRAQILGGANTPYEKGVFKLEVIIPERYPFEPPQIRFLTPIYHPNIDSAGRICLDILKLPPKSSEFKYNKPVFLRNARQWTEKHARQKQKADEQETPGDLPEASDSEVHSTTQKRKAGQPGSPEKRFRPGAEGLAVRPGRLS comes from the exons ATGCAGAGAGCATCACGTCTGAAGAGAGAGCTGGACCTATTAGCCACGGAGCCACCGCCAGGCATCACATGCTGGCAAGACAGGGACCAGATGGGCGATCTGCGTGCGC aaatattaggTGGGGCCAACACACCTTATGAAAAAGGTGTGTTCAAGCTGGAAGTTATCATTCCTGAGAG GTACCCATTTGAACCTCCTCAGATCCGCTTCCTGACTCCTATCTATCATCCGAACATCGACTCTGCTGGAAGGATTTGTCTGGATATTCTCAAATTGCCGCCAAAA TCCTCAGAATTTAAATACAATAAGCCAGTCTTCCTCAGGAATGCCAGGCAGTGGACAGAGAAGCATGCAAGACAGAAACAGAAG GCTGACGAGCAGGAGACACCTGGTGACCTGCCAGAGGCCAGCGACTCAGAAGTGCACAGCACGACCCAGAAAAGGAAGGCTGGGCAGCCAGGAAGCCCTGAGAAGAGATTCCGGCCTGGTGCTGAGGGTCTGGCTGTGCGGCCGGGCCGACTTAGCTGA
- the UBE2T gene encoding ubiquitin-conjugating enzyme E2 T isoform X1, with protein sequence MQRASRLKRELDLLATEPPPGITCWQDRDQMGDLRAQILGGANTPYEKGVFKLEVIIPERYPFEPPQIRFLTPIYHPNIDSAGRICLDILKLPPKGAWRPSLSIATVLTSIQLLMSEPNPDDPLMADISSEFKYNKPVFLRNARQWTEKHARQKQKADEQETPGDLPEASDSEVHSTTQKRKAGQPGSPEKRFRPGAEGLAVRPGRLS encoded by the exons ATGCAGAGAGCATCACGTCTGAAGAGAGAGCTGGACCTATTAGCCACGGAGCCACCGCCAGGCATCACATGCTGGCAAGACAGGGACCAGATGGGCGATCTGCGTGCGC aaatattaggTGGGGCCAACACACCTTATGAAAAAGGTGTGTTCAAGCTGGAAGTTATCATTCCTGAGAG GTACCCATTTGAACCTCCTCAGATCCGCTTCCTGACTCCTATCTATCATCCGAACATCGACTCTGCTGGAAGGATTTGTCTGGATATTCTCAAATTGCCGCCAAAA GGTGCCTGGAGACCATCCCTCAGCATTGCAACTGTCCTGACGTCCATTCAGCTGCTCATGTCGGAGCCCAACCCCGATGACCCGCTCATGGCTGACATA TCCTCAGAATTTAAATACAATAAGCCAGTCTTCCTCAGGAATGCCAGGCAGTGGACAGAGAAGCATGCAAGACAGAAACAGAAG GCTGACGAGCAGGAGACACCTGGTGACCTGCCAGAGGCCAGCGACTCAGAAGTGCACAGCACGACCCAGAAAAGGAAGGCTGGGCAGCCAGGAAGCCCTGAGAAGAGATTCCGGCCTGGTGCTGAGGGTCTGGCTGTGCGGCCGGGCCGACTTAGCTGA